The window TTTCTTTTCCATGCACTCCCCGGACCTGAATCTTTCTTGCTCTAGAGCACTTAATAAACTTTCCTTGTATGTTCTTGAAATCTTTTGTCTCTAGATCAGGGATGTTGTTGCTATTTGTGCCCAGTTTCCCCCATTTTTCTCCATAGCTGTAGATAGAAGAAGAAAGATTTATTTCCTTGCTAGATATAGATTCGATTCGAGGGCTTATTATTGTTGTTTGTGTGACTGGTGAGGTAGCAGATGCGATGTACTGCGTGTGCAAGTCGGACGCGAACCCGGTGGCGATGCAGAAGGCCATCGACTACGCGTGCGGCAAGGGCGCCGACTGCACCCAGATCACCTCCAGCGGGCCCTGCTTCCAGCCCTCCTCCGTCGTCGCCCACTGCTCCTACGCCTGCAACAGCTACTACCAGAAGAACGCCGGCATGGGCGCCACCTGCGATTTCATGGGCGTCGCCACCCTCACCGGCGCCGACCCCAGCGCCGGATCCTGCAAGTACCCCGCCAGCGCTAGGTAACCACCCTCCCATCTACTACTACTTGTACTCCCACATGCCTCCCTCACATGCTTGCTTGGCTTGGAGCATGCTTACTACTCTACTAGATCAGTGAATCTGTTTATTAAAGGATTTGGGGGCATTTCCCTTTTAATACTCCTGATTCGTGTACTTGAATCTGGGAAGTAGAGCATCTTAAGCGAAATGCGGTATGGGCTCTGACTGACTGCCCCTGACTGGTGTCATGAGTCGCTGCGCATAGTTTACTTGGTGTTATTAGTGCGCCGTAATCTAGATTCTTCACACGGCCGCACATACACCACGTACACACATGATAGTTAATTCAACGGGGCCTTGCTAGTTCAGGGTTCATGGTTACCAGAGTTACCGAGCGCTACCAGTATACTGAAGTGTGCACTACCATGTTTCAGTTTGCAATATGCAAACACAAAGCTGATCTGAAAAATCATTGGCAAAAGCTGTCAAAGTAGATTCGGGGAATATGTGCCGTGCCCACTAATGATGCACGAATATTACAGTACATCTGCAGCTAAACAACATATGCATCTTCACATAGTAGTACCACTACTGATGAACACTCTAGTAGCTGTGTGTTCTCCCTTTGGTACTGTTCTTGAGTTCTTGCTTTGCCCATGTGAAGCAAAAGGTGTCTGAATCGGATATTTCTAGTCCGAGCTTAAAGGGAGGTCCATCTTTCTCCGAATGCCACCCGTTCAAAGTTGCATTGAACCTGGGCAAGCGCGTCGGCATCATTGCATCTGCATTATATATGCAATAGATAGATTGGAAGCAACTTTCTCGCTTTTCTGAAGATGGGACGTGTGAAACATTTCGCCGTGCAATGTACTGACTGACCGACGCTGTATGTGTGCGCTTTGTGTACGTTTCTTTGTGCAGCGGCGTCGGCACTGGAGCAGGCACCGGCACCGGCGGCATGGGAACCGGCGGCACAGGGACAGGCACCGGAGGCATGGGAACCGGCACCGGAACCAGCACCGGAACGGGCACGGGCGTCGGCACCGGCACCAGCACCGGCGGCATGGGGAGCATGACCCCGCCGGGCGCGACCAGCACCGGGATGCCGGGgagccccttcggcggcggcgcgtACGGCCCGTCTGGCATGAACCAGGACTACAGCGCAGCCGTGGTCGGTCGCCGCGTGGCCGCCGCGGGGCTCCTCGTGGCGGCAGCCGCGCCGCTCCTCCTCCACTTCATCTGATGCGGTGGTGACCACTGGTTGGCCGGCGGAAAGGCGCGTCGGCAATGCTGGCGGGTGCGACGCCGGATTCGGTGGGCACGCCCCGCCGCTTTTGTGTCCGGCTCGCTCTCTCGCCTGCCTTTCCGGCGTCTGCGTCGTTTTGATGGTTCGATCGGACGTACTAGTAGCGTAGTGTCTGTCTGTCTGTCCATGAGTGCTAGTACTCTTATTAAGCTGACCACCCCATGTGGTGTTTGTACCGGTGCGGGTCGTGGTAGAGTTGATGAGATCTGGTAGGGGATTCTTTCTTCCTTCTCGTAGCGGTGACGGTGTTCCGAGACATATAATTATGTGTTGTCGTTCCAACCTCGTCTGTTTCCATGCCGCTTTTGTGCTGCTAGCTCATGATCACCGCGTCTCGTGTTGTCTTGGCGCTGGGCCTGTCGGTCACGGCCTCGCATCATCTGGCCGTCCCACCCGATGCCATGCTCCGTCTTGAGCTTGTTTTGTGTGTGCATGCACGGTGGAGTTTTGGGGGTTTCCGGTGCGGCGGCACATGGAGCTTGGACGGATGTCGGGCAAGGAGAAATATCGCGGCGATCGAGGTAGGGAGGGAGGGGTCTCGTGCTCGGAGCCAGAGCGCAGAGTCCACTTTGATCTGGACTCTTGTCTGTGGCGCGCGCACTACTGTACTCCTCGAGCGAGCGGGACACGCCGACACCGACACAGGAAAGGCTCACGAGGCGCCCCACTGTGCTGCCTCTGATCTCCTCGGGGGCCGCGCGGTTCGTGACGGGACCAGCGCGGGCGCAGCCAGGTGGGGGCACGGGAGTGGGGTGCGGGGGCGGTGGTCTTGGGCGCGGCCTGGGCCAACGCATGGAAATATCGACGGGCATGGCGTTGTGTGCCTTGGAGGTGGCCTGTTGTTGCCTTGGGCGCGGCCTGGGCCAACGCATGGAAATATCTGGGTCTCTCGGGCCCTTGTGCTCGCCTCTCGTTGAGCGTGGGCTGGTGTCGTGCCTTGGAGGTGGCCTGTTGAGCCAGTTATGTTGGCGGAGGAAAATTCAAAGCGAAATCAGTGGTTCATGCTCAACCCAAACGTTATTTTggtatgaactcttggatagattgatcggaaggAATAGTTTCTTTTCTTAtattctccgctagataagaactttggagtgattcttcatcgcacgttgagggtttgttatatgattcaattatattagcattgttgagataTTGCAGTAGCGAAAGTACacaccctaggcctcattttcaagcattgcaatatcgtttgtgctccattttatcaattgctacttTGCTATTtgttattgttcctattacaaaaatcaatatctattATCACTactacacttgtactccctccggtctTTTTTCTTTGCGCATattttttttccattttcccccaTATGGTCTGCGCATTCCTCTCTTCTGGCGATCTTTACCATATCTGCCCCTAATAACTCGCTTCGCATGCAGTGCGTGCAGTTAATTCATCTCCCTAATTTACTCGCCTCCCACATCTGCCCCTAATAACTCGCTTCGCATGCAGTGCGTGCAGTTAATTCATCTCCCTAATTCACTCGCCTCCCACGCCTGTATTGGTCTACTTCCCTTCCATGCGCAGAGAGAAAGTTGTTGCATGCAAAAAAACTAGGAAGGTGTGCGCACATGCGGGGAGGGACATGAAGAGAGCCAATCAGCTGCATGCACGGTTATAACAATCCAGCTTTTAATCCATGCATGTAGCATCTACGCAAGGGTAGTTTTGTCCGAAAAAAACAAGGGCAGCTATCCTTGGTATGCGTGATTGAAGTTATACGCAGAGAAtagaggaccggagggagtatcaccatctcttctccAAATTAGtacacctatacaatttatcattATATTTGATGTGTTGGGAGCATAAAagactttttattattttgttgcagggttgtttgagagataccatcttcatcctacgtctcccacggattgataaatcttaggttATCCACTTAAGAGAAAATTGTTACTGTCCTATAAAActcgcttggaggcccaacacgaatCTACAAGAAGAAGTTGTGTAGTAGTCATCAACCttttttctggcgtcgttgccgaagaggtgagtgcttgaaggtatatctttagatcttgcaatcgaatcttttactttcttattttatcactagtttggtttataaaagaaaactataaCAAAATTGAAATTGAGGTGGCCTCATATTACTTGTCTTTATCATGTCTTCTTAGAAATGAtggaaagaaaaattatgctcaagtaataaaaaaagaattcaataaaatgcttggcataaatgatgagcatgattgcaatgttgttagtatgattTTTTGAATATTCAtgatgttaatgatatgcaaagccataagcttggggatgctatgtttgatgaagatgatatttttagtccctcAAGTTTTGATAAAAAAATTTCTTATGATGAaggcatgcctcctatttataaTGATTATATTGATAAAAATGGACTGgtgaggtcatgactttatttaatgattatttcactattttggaagaggttgcaattgattatgataacaaagttgccatctttgatgattatggtgatgacatgtatgctataaagaataatgataaccatgaaacttgtcatcatgattttaattttcaattccatgatagttattttgttgagtttgctcccgcTACTATTCATAAGAATAAATTCgtttatgtggagagtaataaaatttctatgcttttggatcatggaaagaatgctttatgtgataattatattgttgaattcattcatgatgctactgaaaattattatgagagaggaacatatgcttgtaggcttctcactaatatcaagtttcctctctttatgttgaaggttttgaagttgcacttgttttgccttcctatccTAGTTGATTCTTTCTCCCATAAAGTATTTGCTCGCAGAATcactatgcataggaagtgggttagacttaaatttgctagtcatatgcttcatgatgctcccgttatgtttcaatttttatcttttatgtgagcttcatgatgctcccgttatgcTTCGACTGGGGTAGACCGtccagttgtgcactctaatacggagtaatttagtgcatggcaagtggaccccgatgctggctgtcccacacgtcggcgaaagtgagtagcaaggttTCCGACGACCGTCGAGGAGGATCCGCGTGGTAGAGCGTATCCACTGTTTCTGAAAAACAAAAATGATTACAGcgagcgtttccactcttacgacggagtaGTGCGAAACACGACAGCCACTTAAACACACAATACTCCTACTATTAGGCATGTGTGGTGGTTCAAACGGTAGTACCATAAtattgttgctagtgtagtaagacaTGACGATAGAAAATGATGTTGTGCTCATATCAActatgaacagtaatgtaacatgtcccttttttgactgtccggtcgagaatgaatggTGAGATCAACGTTATCGGAACTAGGTCTACAACGCATGGAGAGTATGATGCTACAGTACTCCATggaacatgaaccatatgaagcacgaatcagtgttaggtagggtgtatgaaggatgcatgggagcaaaagttcccttcttgACCCTCtattgggtgtttggcagagtgcatgagtccacactaggttaacacaaatacactaggagcatgcagagcatgcatgaagagggtgCTGGGATGAGCATgcacgaagagggaacaactaaattgagatgagaatgcaaccaaacacacccgcacgctttgtgctacagtgactgatctgcaccgtctgagtttgatccaacggtcatgttgcgcggagacatgcccatgcagaggacgcctaaacaccaccgaagtccctctgcttctcgaggtgCACGACGTTGGTCATGCAGGGTGccaccgcccgcagagcccgctctcGGTCGACGGGATCCAGCTCGTCAAAGACAGCGTCCAATGGCACAAATAGATTCCGGTGACGAAGCCTTgagaggattcgcccggcaacggcgacgacCGCCCGCAACCCCTCCATGTCTAGGTCCGCctccaccatcgcgcggagaccaggtcaggaagccgcagctcgttgaagtcgatgGGGTGGCCGAACGGGTTAGTCCCGCCGGGCGGCATGGTCGCggtggcacgacggtaggcatcgcgcggCCGCAACATGTGCATGGCAACATGGTCCAACAAGTAgttgaggcgatcctggacctcgtcatgATCGGCCCGCTCGCGTTCCAGCCGGCTCGCCTGACTGCTTATCGTATCTCatgctttctgcagcaacgccgccgacgcctcgagcatctttgtggtggacgcctgccgcttttgaagctccgtggaCTCCCGCACATaaaggaggagcatggcactcctctcctccttgaggtcacggagctccacgtccttggccctgagctccgcatccttgtcatggagctcctgtgtcaggcgcctcacctcagagTCCGTCATCTAGTGCGCTGCCATGGAACTAGGTAGAAGCAACGGgagcgaaacggctgaaaggcaatgcaacctatgggaaggcggagggagccagccgaggagcggggtgaATCTTCTGGTgttcaccatgggaaaacaccagtcgaTGACTTTTCACTTCAGGGAgtagtgggttttacaggcggagtcatcatgactaattgctgccgcgcctgctctcgtcaatcaaaaaaaattaaaagtcCTGCCGTGCCTGCCGCACCCAAATACTAGTGCAACAcggcggtggatatttaaatttacctaccGGCAAGGAGAGAAaaagggtgaaaaaacaaatgtggcggcggcctagctaatcggtcgcactagcccaactagctagccaccgtgcttcactgatgtactcggcgggaaaggtgggcttttgtgatttgatgactcatttacttgcttcagcgctacgaccgaggaggacccagaaaatgcgcggtagggcatcccacgtctcggcaaggaaggaaatatgcgtgcaccacccgggaggacctagaaaccgcgcggtagggtgtgccacgtctcagcacggaggaaaaatgtgcgtgtaaaaataaaCTGTATCAAACTACCTCTGGTTCGACCTCGgtacccagccagtcggtcgaaaacaccccactagccacacaacttcatcatgctaacgtggcatggaggataggtgtggttagctccgtctcgaccagccacaacgtctcttgttctaggcgattcatCTATTCTCCAAGCATTgttttagttataataacaccacagcaagctcgcgctgctcttcgtgtgtgcccgtgtgTCTGAAGGTTGTACTACtagatggagaggagagagagatggcagacatgggacccaccagtaagtcaGTCAACGTTAACGCACCTGTTGACGGGCCACTCTGTCAGATTCAGGGCTCCGTAGACCCAAGAAAGGTTCAAACTCTAGGGCGGGTGCAGAAACTCAACCTATCCAGCCTACCAGCTCGTCGCCCCACAGCGTAGCCCAATTCGCATGAGCAAGGAAGAAGATGGGCACGAcagttacccaggttcgggccaccttgcggtgttagaccctactcctgctttatggtggattggcctcacgagaggctgaggatgaactagtacaacggagaacaacctcgcgaggttcaggGGTGAGGAATCAGTCGACCCCTTCTACGGCGatggctaacctatatttatagtggcctagGTCCTCTTCCCTCAAaacgtaggcgggaagggatcccaaaGTGGCCAATTAGAAAGGGGACAAGTACTACATCTTATCccgacgaaaggtggtcttcacctgcaaagTTTCTGGTCGTGATACAGCGGTGGGCTCGccgatgacatccgtcctgccaTGCTGGCggtctcggtctcgttgcaccggaatggaGACCTTTGCCAGATTCCTCGGGAACCCACGTCTGTCCTTGCCTccttaacaccaaagaggaaattgACTCCTCTGCGTCGGCTGGCGCCCGCctgccttggtcgtcatggcttgcgtcatgatAGCCTCATGAGGCTGGGTACCTGCATTGAAATCTCCGCTCCTTGGGAGGCCGCTCCTtcgggaggtcttggtgtcatccgcctcacgaggcttggccccttgcgagggtcttgtcttCACGGTCTTgtagatgggccgtaccaggccgtcgagtgagccatgccgtgggccgcaagcaggcaagtctgggtaccctggttcctagaacgccgacagtagcccccgggcaagggcgaagcgccgcgggccccaatcgcCTGCGGGCTAGGCTGACGCGTGGCGCTAGAcgggacgtgggtgtctccgcttccccacttCGCTTCGGCAAGTGCCCGACTTGACATCCGCCTGGCGCACGCACCCGACCATCATTGCCCTGCTGTGTGCTTGCCTTCtgcttctcctcctcctcgcgaACTTGTGTCCTGTTTGCCAGGTTCTGCGATAGCTCCAATCCACCTTGCTGCCATGGCTCCCAGGAAGAAGAAGGGTAAAACCTCCGCGGCGGCGGAGCCCTCGCTGGGGCCGGAACCAGCAGTGGGCCGGTCCACGGAAATCAACTAGGAAGGGCTGGATAAGGTCCGGCAGGCCATCGCCGCCGATTCTAATGAGTGGAAGGCAACAAAGATCTGGcatgcctcccgagccttggctGACATGGAGGCCACCGAGATCCCTCTTCATCTCCACGCCCTTCTTGCTGGCTTGCTGCCCTcgttctccgatttcttcaacaCTGTGCTCTCGCACTATCAAATCCACGCGCTGCATCTGGATCCCGGATCCGTCATCCTCCTCTCCGCCTTCGCATTTTTGTGCGAGGCCTTCGTGGGCATTGCCCCGTCCATGGCCCTACTCCGCCACTTCTTCTCACTCTAGCTGGTCGAAGGGGAGCAACGCTCGGGGTGCGTGTCACTTCAGGCGGTGGCGGCGACCGTAGGCTCCGGCATCGACTCCATGCTCCGCCGGGATGCGAGGGGGTTCTGGAGGCAGTGGGTGTACGTGGACGCCGCCGTGTATACCCCCTGCTCCTGATCTCGTCCGCCCCGCAAAGCGGAGCTCTAGGTGGGGGCACGCGAGGCTGGTCGACCCGCGGCTCGCCCAAGTCATGACTAGGCTGGCTAGCCTGAAGAAGGCGGGGGTGACGATGGCGATGGTGGTGAGGGAGTTCACCCGGCAGCGTATCGCCCCGCTCCAGTGCCATTCCCGCTCGATGTGGGCTTTTACCGGGCCCGCGGATGATATGAGGCTTCAACAGCCTCCCCTTCCTTCCAGCACACTGCACGTAATGCTCTGCCTCCTGACCGGCGAAGAAACCGCCGTGCTCCCTCCAGATGGATTCCCTCTTTACGATCACCCGAAGGGGGGAGCCTTCGCCAAGAAAGTGTCGTCCTTCGACGAGTGGGGGCTGCTCCCCGAGGGCCACGTGGGGCCTCGCGACAACCTGATACATTCATTTTGCATCATGTATAcgtactgttatttatgatgtttttatccataataatgctttttggagtaattctaatgcattttctctcataatatgcaaggtacacacaaagagggagaattctggtagctggaaatctggacatggaaaagctacgtcaggccacctattctgcacaactccaaatgagctgaaactttacggggattttttatggaatatatgaggaatattggagccaataagtaccagaggaggCCCACCAGGTGGCACCTCCGGTGCCAATCTTCTGGTATATGTCATTTTGACCttgaaaaaataaggagaggactttcaggacggagcgtcgccgtctcgaggcggaacttgggcaagagcacttttgccctccagcggagcgattctgccgggggaacttccctcccggagggagaaatcatcgtcatcatcatcaccaacaactctcccatcttgggagggaaatctccatcaacatcttcaacaacaccatctcctctcaaaccctagttcatctcttatgttcaatctttgtaccggaactctagattggtgcttgtgggtgactagtagtgttgattacatcttgtagttgattactatatggtttatttggtggaagattatatgttcagatccaatatcctatttaatacccctctgatcttgagcatgattattatttgtgagtagttacttttgttcttgaggtcacgtgagaaatcatgttgcaagtaatcatgtgaacttgatatgtgttcgatattttgatagtatgtatgttgtgattcccttagtggtgtcatgtgaacgtcgactacatgacacttcaccatattttggcctaagggaatgcattgtggagtagttattagatgatgggttgcgagagtgacataagcttaaaccctagtttatgcgctattccgtaagggaccgagtggatccaaaagtttaatgctatggttagaatttattcttaatacttttcacatagttgcggatgcttgcgagagggttaatcataagtaggaggtttgttcaagtaagaacaacacctaagcaccggtccacccacatatcaaattatcaaagtagcgaatacgaatcgaaccaacatgatgaaagtgactagatgaaattcccgtgtaccctcaagaacactttgcttattataagaaaccattttggcatgtcctttgcctcaaaaggattgggctaccttactgcacttttgttactactatcattacttgctcgttacaaattatcttgctatcaaactactctattacttacaatttcagcacttgcagacattaccttgctaaaaaccacttgtcatttccttctgctctcgttgggtttgacactcttacttatcgaaaaggctacaattgatctcatatacttgtgggtcatcaaggctatttcctggcgccgttgccggggagtgaagcgctcttggtaagtggaaattggtaaggaagaattattactacgtgctgaaatttattgttacttgttactatggaaaataatcctttgaggggtttgttgggggtatcttcacctcgaccggaaccacaattagttacccgtcaacctactgcacctactgaaaatattgaatataaaattccttcgggtatgatagaacaactgctagctaatccttatgcaggagatggaacagaacatcctgatatgcacttgatatatgtggcagaaatttgtggattgtttaagctcaCAGGTTTAgccggagatgaagttaagaagaaggttttccctttatctttgaagggaaaagaattggtatggtataggctatgtgatgatattcgatcttggaattggaatcgattgaaactggagtttcacaaaaaaaaattatcccatgcatctagttcatcgtgatcggaattacatatataatttttggcctcgtgatgtagaaagtatcgctctagct is drawn from Aegilops tauschii subsp. strangulata cultivar AL8/78 chromosome 1, Aet v6.0, whole genome shotgun sequence and contains these coding sequences:
- the LOC109751500 gene encoding PLASMODESMATA CALLOSE-BINDING PROTEIN 1, whose amino-acid sequence is MAVPLVLMLLVAMFTGSDAMYCVCKSDANPVAMQKAIDYACGKGADCTQITSSGPCFQPSSVVAHCSYACNSYYQKNAGMGATCDFMGVATLTGADPSAGSCKYPASASGVGTGAGTGTGGMGTGGTGTGTGGMGTGTGTSTGTGTGVGTGTSTGGMGSMTPPGATSTGMPGSPFGGGAYGPSGMNQDYSAAVVGRRVAAAGLLVAAAAPLLLHFI